From Pristis pectinata isolate sPriPec2 chromosome 43, sPriPec2.1.pri, whole genome shotgun sequence, one genomic window encodes:
- the LOC127566558 gene encoding C3a anaphylatoxin chemotactic receptor-like, giving the protein MSLSGNRSNSTLGGNFSSSDYTPGDLSIPWRASTVLFIIITALTLLLGVPGNGAVVWVTGFKVKRGVHTMCFLNLAVADLSYCLTLPFLVSSYFVLRPWPQDKLPWVFLLSAIALNTSASAFLLTMISIFRCLAVTRPIWFHQQLGQAWVRLAWFGVWGLAFLASLPYLLIEQVDLYFGQKTLAVLDVTWAVLTFGLPVAIMAACYLVIGRVLCRDQFTKSRKPVRLIVTVVAAFIVCWLPSTVCSLLQAFSQPVTTEWNYITFGLASFNSALNPLLYVLSGRDLRQVFRRSLAASLYLAFTEEGVPRCEQGLKGLGWTQTRRRMFWYGEEDQRRHQAGITSQLQNTCLQKEREMEMIQQWCWALQEAAQTAQTRANDPEARGTEVACRLIQLQQAQAARLSGWQLDPFKI; this is encoded by the exons ATGTCGCTCTCCGGAAACCGGTCCAACTCCACCCTCGGTGGGAACTTCTCGTCCAGCGATTACACCCCCGGGGACCTCAGCATCCCGTGGAGAGCGTCCACCGTCTTATTCATCATCATCACCGCCCTCACCTTACTGCTGGGCGTCCCCGGCAACGGCGCTGTCGTCTGGGTGACGGGCTTCAAGGTAAAGAGGGGCGTCCACACCATGTGTTTCCTGAACCTGGCTGTGGCGGACCTGAGCTACtgcctcaccctccccttcctggtGTCCTCCTACTTCGTTCTAAGACCCTGGCCCCAAGATAAATTGCCCTGGGTGTTCCTCCTCTCCGCCATCGCTCTCAACACGTCCGCCAGCGCCTTCCTGTTGACCATGATCAGCATCTTCCGCTGCCTGGCCGTCACTcggcccatctggttccaccaacaGCTGGGCCAGGCTTGGGTGCGTCTGGCCTGGTTCGGGGTCTGGGGCCTGGCTTTCCTCGCTTCCTTACCCTACTTGCTGATTGAGCAGGTTGACCTGTATTTCGGGCAGAAGACCTTGGCAGTGTTGGACGTAACTTGGGCCGTCTTAACCTTCGGCCTCCCCGTTGCGATCATGGCCGCCTGCTACCTCGTGATTGGCCGGGTGCTGTGCAGGGACCAGTTCACCAAGTCCAGGAAGCCCGTCCGCCTCATCGTGACCGTGGTGGCGGCCTTTATCGTCTGCTGGCTCCCCAGCACTGTTTGCAGCCTTCTCCAGGCCTTCTCCCAACCCGTTACCACTGAATGGAACTATATTACCTTCGGCTTGGCCTCCTTCAACAGCGCCCTCAACCCCCTTCTCTACGTCCTCTCCGGCCGCGACCTCCGGCAGGTCTTCAGGCGCTCGTTGGCCGCCTCGCTCTACCTGGCCTTCACCGAGGAGGGAGTCCCG CGCTGTgagcagggtcttaaaggtcttggctggacacagacgcggaGAAGGATGTTTTGGTACGGGGAAGAAGACCAGCGTAG ACACCAGGCTGGGATTACTAGCCAGTTgcagaatacatgtctccagaaggAACGGGAGATGGAGATGATCCAGCAGTGGTGCTGGGCGCTGCAGGAGGCAgctcagactgcccagacccgagccaacgACCCCGAGGCCAGGGGTactgaggtcgcctgcaggctgattcagctgCAGCAGGCTCAGGCAGCCCGCTTGTCTGGCTGGCAACTAGACCCGTTTAAAATCTGA